GCTCAAATAATAAAGATTTGTTGAAGTGCGTAAGTCCTATGGATAATAGATTACATTTTTAATGTCAAAGTTGACTATATTATTTGTTGAATTAGACTAGATGTGTGAGAAGAATTGATAAGATAATTGGGAAAATAACTATCCCTCATTTGTCACTTTCCGATAAAAGACTTTCAATGGATATATTTTCAGAGATGTTTAAATTCTGATAATTTCTATTACTTAAAAAGTCTCGAAATGATTTGTTAATCAGAGTTCTGTGATTTAGGAATCCTAAATATGTTCGGAGAATGACAAAAGAGCATTAGTTAAGGTAATTATGATTAAAGGAAACTAAGATAAGACACTAGCGCAAAAAAGCTAAATTAACGGTGTCACGCAAAATTAGAAATACTCCTAAGCCCAGGAGTAAAACTAAGCCGGTTTGCATAATGCCTTCTTGCAATTGATTTGGTAGCGGTTTACCGCGCACTCCCTCAAACAGTAAAAACACTAATTGACCACCATCGAGGGCAGGTAAAGGTAAGATGTTGATAATGGCAAGGTTAATACTAATCAGCGCCCCAAACTGGAATAAGTTACCGAGGTCACTTTTTGCCAATTCAGCGCCCACCGCCACAATGGCCACAGGACCAGCTACTTGAGTAGCGCTTTCTTGAAAATTTGTCAAGAGTTGACCGAAACCTTGAACCGTTAATTTGACGTAACGTTCAAATTGTTGAGCGCCAATGGTAAACCCTTCCATAAAATTAGAAGGGTGCCGACGAGTAACATCTCCATTAGGTGCTAACATCACGCCAATTTTGCCCTTATCATTTTCCCCTAACTCAGGAGTAATATTAACCTCAAAAACATCAGTTTCCCTTTTTACCATAAAATTGAGGCTTTTTTCTGGGGAATCTTGAATGCGACGGCGTAAAATTTCCATCCCTTCTTCCCCAATGGGTAACGTTTCTCCATCAATGGCAATAATCACATCCCCACTCTCTAAGCCACTGGCGCGCGCTGGTGATACTTCAGCGCTGATGATTTCGGGAATTAATACTCCCTGCTGATAATTAATATCTTGAACTCCCATCACATTAGCTTGTCCTACCAACAAAAAATAGGCAAAAATCAAATTAGCAATTACCCCAGCACTAATGACAATTGCCCGATCAAATACCGGGCGATTACGCAATAAATCAGGATCATCAAGGGAAATATCACTATCTGGATCATCATCAGGAAAACCCACATAACCCCCTAAAGGAAAAGCTCTGATAGCGTATTCGGTCTCCTTACCATCATACTTCAGCAACACTGGACCGAAACCGATGGAAAACTTACTAACTTTAATACCTTGTAATCTGGCGGCGCTAAAATGTCCTAATTCGTGGACAACAATTAAAATCGCTAAAACTCCGATGGCTGCTAATACTGACATATTTAATATGTTAAATAATGAATAATTGATCGAATAATAAAGAGTTTAAAACCCCGTCTTTTCAGACATGAGCAAAAAAACACGGTAGTGCAAACTATTTTTAAATTTACCTTTGCCCTTTGCCCTTTTAACTATTTCTTTTGTTAACCTAACACTTTCCTTGAAAGTATAACTTTTTGAGTGCTATAACCAATATAACCAACCGCCTCTTAACTTTCATAGCGTATCAGTATCAATATTTATTTTTTCAAAATACAGTTTTTTTGTAAAATTCTATTTATTGACCTCAAGAATGCGAGAAGTGAGAAAACGATCTAACCAATTCTCTAAATAGTGACGATTAGCTTGTTTTTCCTCATCTTTAGTGGTGTCAAAGGGGAAGGGCGCTAGACCTTGAATGGCTGCCGTAGTGACACAATACATAGACTTTTGGAAACTAATACAAATTTTTACTAATAAATCATCCTCTTGTCGCAAAGTATTACGATAAACCTCATGAAGATACTCAGGAAGATAATGGCGCATATCCTGCATCAATAAAGTTGGGGGAATCCCAGCGCCCCCCACCGGAAAAGGATCAGCGTACAAAGCACCATAATTAAAGCCTTCCTGCACACTAGGAACTTGATTAGCTTGGGCATTATAAGAAATTGTACCTAAAAAGGGAGTACCCCGAAAGAAAATCGCTTCCACATAAGGCACAGCCGTATCCATCAAAAAAGTTATCCCAGCGCCCTCCCCCATCAAATCATACATCTTGCCATCAATTTCCACTTGATAAACAATGGGCTTATTAGCATCAGCCACCAATCCAGCTAAAATATGAGCCACCACATCACTAATGGTATTAATTTCCCCTTGATCATAACGATCTGATAAAGTGATAAACATATCGCTCATAACTCGCCAAAATTGTCCCAATGCAGAGTAATAAACCAACATTTTGACTTGTTCACTCAAAAAATCAGGAAACAAGCGATTTAAGCTCGATATAAAAGGATTTCCTGCCGTTTTTGCCTTAATAGCTTCAGCGCACTTCCCCTTAAAATCATCACTTTCGAGATATTCTTGCAACTTCCCACCTCCATGCCATAACATACCGCGCATACAATACTCAGCATATTCATAATTAATGCGATCATGCCACCAATGACGAGTCAACTTTTGCCAAGAAACATCACCATTAAAATACTTAAAAAAAGGAAATAATACTAAAAATTGATGTTCAGCAATATAATTAAGATTATTGGCATAATAGTCCAAAACAACCCCGTAGGATTTTAATATCCCCACCACCTCAAGGACATTTTCAGGGCTTTCCTGTAACAGCGTTTGACCATTTTCCAAACGATAAATATACTCAGCTAAAGGATGAGTGGAGGGAGTTACTACCATATAATCTTTTTATTTAATAATCATACAGCCACTATTTTATCATTATTACCGTTGTCAAAAATAATTTTTGATTATTGCGTGGGGGTTGAATATTAAGCTAATTTCCCTTTAAGTCGTTGACTAAATTCAGATGTTTGGTTCGACGATCAAAAAACTCTGCTTTCACTTCTCAAGTTAACCCAAATGAGAAATAAAGTGCTACTATATTTGAGAATTAATCCCATAGTTATTAATAAATTATGTTTTCTAAGTTAGGCTTTTTTCGTAACTCCTCCCTTCAATGGCTAATAATTTCCTTAACTTGTTGGGGTTTAATGTCAGCGCCCGCCACCGCTCAAACCCAAGTTAATACAAACGAACCTAACATTATCGAGCCCATCAGCGAAACCGACACCATTCTGAGCCTTAACGGTGGAAAAAAATTAATGGCAGAAGCTGAAACTGCTATCAGTCAAGCAAATTACGATTTAGCATCCACCAAATTACAACAAGCGAGAAGGGTTTTCAATCAATTATCCAATTTTTATTTACAACTAGCCGAGAGTTTTTCTGGCATTAACAATGATATTACTGCTCAACAACGGGCAGGGGCATTGGAAACAGCTACCTTACGGGATGAATCCACTTACCAATTAGCCCTAGTGCATCGGGCGCAGAGTAAACCAGAATTAGCAGTGCCTTTATTAATCCAAATTATTCGCTCCCAAAATCCTACCAGTGAATTAGGGCGTAAATCCTATCAACAATTATACGAAATTGGTTTTGTTGCCGTACCCTTTGAGCGCAACTCCCAACGTAACTAAGGTTTGCTGAATAAATCAAAACCCTATTTAAAACCCAGCGCCCTCCACCCATATAAAAAAAGTCTCCCCTTCTTAAGCAGGGTGTTTTCAAAGTCAGGATCAAAATTGATTTGTTTTTGACAAGAAGACA
This window of the Cyanobacterium sp. T60_A2020_053 genome carries:
- the rseP gene encoding RIP metalloprotease RseP gives rise to the protein MSVLAAIGVLAILIVVHELGHFSAARLQGIKVSKFSIGFGPVLLKYDGKETEYAIRAFPLGGYVGFPDDDPDSDISLDDPDLLRNRPVFDRAIVISAGVIANLIFAYFLLVGQANVMGVQDINYQQGVLIPEIISAEVSPARASGLESGDVIIAIDGETLPIGEEGMEILRRRIQDSPEKSLNFMVKRETDVFEVNITPELGENDKGKIGVMLAPNGDVTRRHPSNFMEGFTIGAQQFERYVKLTVQGFGQLLTNFQESATQVAGPVAIVAVGAELAKSDLGNLFQFGALISINLAIINILPLPALDGGQLVFLLFEGVRGKPLPNQLQEGIMQTGLVLLLGLGVFLILRDTVNLAFLR
- a CDS encoding CO2 hydration protein; this translates as MVVTPSTHPLAEYIYRLENGQTLLQESPENVLEVVGILKSYGVVLDYYANNLNYIAEHQFLVLFPFFKYFNGDVSWQKLTRHWWHDRINYEYAEYCMRGMLWHGGGKLQEYLESDDFKGKCAEAIKAKTAGNPFISSLNRLFPDFLSEQVKMLVYYSALGQFWRVMSDMFITLSDRYDQGEINTISDVVAHILAGLVADANKPIVYQVEIDGKMYDLMGEGAGITFLMDTAVPYVEAIFFRGTPFLGTISYNAQANQVPSVQEGFNYGALYADPFPVGGAGIPPTLLMQDMRHYLPEYLHEVYRNTLRQEDDLLVKICISFQKSMYCVTTAAIQGLAPFPFDTTKDEEKQANRHYLENWLDRFLTSRILEVNK